One window from the genome of Kryptolebias marmoratus isolate JLee-2015 linkage group LG1, ASM164957v2, whole genome shotgun sequence encodes:
- the ttc37 gene encoding tetratricopeptide repeat protein 37 isoform X2, with amino-acid sequence MSNKEVKAALKSAKEAIKNKEFKEALKHCKTVLKLEKNNYNAWVFIGLAASELEQPDQSQAAYKKAVELEPEQLLAWQGLANLYEKTDQWDFKVELPNAYQKLVELYARSDKNKCYEVIRKLSNIYQSDKEHLKLAKVWLQLVQLKEEEGVEKMELVHLLQKMIELLSECIKDEEQDNETQQHLITAFEKSMMLTEPVPGEEHRKLTADYVNYLSKLPHEEAKMKEACRSMLSLYPNQTYPLEVLCHHYLKTNNMDEDAVSCFSRLLELAPNSGLGRLGLGTKALGEGRYKDAVDDLKQGLKKKSSSTGWCSLAEAQMKLHRYSDSATSCSQGLDVCTSEDMKLRDKLLRLKLEALVRTGGEKAADEALQTFSQIQDADKDPALLVLKGHSFLIKGQIDQTLKLLSELEASHPNLAQGSALRGLTHSAEGQLQLAEQSFLKAAGQSPDCGEYCFLLGKLYWDMGPETRKDRSKAHTHLLKAAKLDPNLGCAFRYLGHYYREVANDHGRAQGCYKKAFQLNSDDDESGSAAVDLSMGQGDMDNALAILQSVIEKATPGSAKWAWMRRGLYYLKVGEHQRATADLQAALRADPEDWVCWECLGEAYLNRQSFTAALKAFGKAHQLQPSSIYSVYQAAAIKQTLGKFKEAVAEYLQITTKQDYVPALKGLGECQLSLAKSLMEDCRDGGAVDLIQQAIQNLFRAAKLRPDLSCLWKLLGDACTAVAAVSPNRAKVLVPALLAGLDPSAQDHTLNQAEMLKVGERCYAHALKLMPEVASLWRDLGLNYYHQATSRDQDSQPLHLEKAQQCLKKAIKMDSGNHSYWNALGVISMNKGLENYALAQHCFIKSIQAEPNNVVAWTNLGSLYLKKDNIELAHEAFKIAQSLEPLYVNCWIGQALIAERVGSYDTMDLFRHTTELRTHMEGVKGYAYWVCSTLLDKKNRDTELYRYNIVQMNAISAAQVALSKYTERIQSDPDAFVMLGYLNEHLQLKMQALQAYQRAVELLQSVSSSEELAFTLGSYARALCNSGQWEEAVHVYNSTPLQGLGDLVGLALTYCRAGLFPESISTYERALAVASSEKDKAYILTALAMLQHRQGNLDLAKTLLFKCSVLKEPISESLLCLCALGLAHRDATLTAAALTELLKQGSASGALVEQRCLLTCSLLALQGNYSAVQREASRAVHRNPGNPSLWALLSRVTPQHYPRKANGGAVAGHVACLASMTQGKRALLYSGVNQLASGRHSGEAARRNALKMMQRAVLLCPDDPAAWAGLMAACHTENTSCYLSGSAPRRQLLEHTLMLVVSDKVRGVEEIERPLAQSLEGWVLQQAVTGLMLEGQLDQAEALCMQVLNVSPEHPAVMLSLRQVQCQRLFTADGGAVLPDPVLEQLNKAVAMNPANLGAWHWLAEVYRSQGLLVQAVMAYRQSLQLALQLGVQSHQVASLLRLALLALQPCMVGVAGNDWRDLVMEATTEVLKLGSSPMALLFQALLQFVTKMGARETRRLLERLVYASSEDIPATVVQVASWYLLRHLHAKNDQELINVLLQHAKMNGNERLLELHSRLTSSSS; translated from the exons ATGTCTAATAAAGAAGTGAAAGCTGCGCTGAAAAGTGCCAAGGAGGCCATCAAGAACAAGGAATTCAAGGAGGCTTTAAAGCACTGCAAG ACTGTTTTGAAACTTGAGAAGAACAACTACAATGCATGGGTTTTCATCGGCCTGGCAGCCAGTGAGCTGGAACAGCCTGATCAGTCCCAGGCAGCCTATAAAAAGGCAGTGGAGCTGGAGCCGGAGCAGCTGCTGGCCTGGCAG gGGTTAGCAAATCTTTATGAGAAGACTGATCAGTGGGATTTCAAAGTCGAGCTGCCTAACGCCTACCAAAAACTTGTTGAGCTGTATGCAAG GTCCGACAAGAACAAATGCTATGAAGTGATCAGAAAgctgtcaaatatttatcagtCCGACAAGGAACATTTGAAG TTGGCCaaagtttggctgcagctggttcagctgaaggaggaggagggcgtgGAGAAGATGGAGTTGGTGCATCTGTTGCAAAAGATGATCGAGCTTCTTTCAGAGTGCATTAAAGACGAGGAGCAGGACAATGAAACGCAGCAGCAC TTAATCACAGCTTTTGAGAAATCCATGATGCTCACCGAACCTGTACCCGGAGAGGAGCACAGGAAGCTCACGGCCGATTATGTTAATTATCTTTCGAAA CTGCCACACGAAGAAGCCAAAATGAAAGAGGCATGCCGGTCCATGCTGTCACTCTACCCAAACCAAACTTATCCTCTCGAGGTTCTTTGCCATCACTATCTCAAAACAA ATAATATGGATGAGGATGCTGTGAGTTGTTTTTCCCGACTCTTGGAACTGGCTCCCAACAGTGGTCTCGGTCGCTTGGGTCTGGGTACCAAAGCGCTCGGGGAAGGGAGGTATAAAGACGCCGTTGACGACCTGAAGCAAG gattaaagaaaaagagctcATCAACAGGATGGTGCAGTCTGGCTGAGGCTCAGATGAAGTTACACAGATACTCTGACAGTGCTACATCCTGCTCACAAG GCCTGGACGTGTGCACGTCTGAAGACATGAAGCTGAGGGACAAGCTGCTTAGACTGAAGCTGGAGGCCTTAGTGAGAACTGGAGGAGAGAAGGCTGCTGACGAGGCTCTCCAGACATTTTCACAG attCAAGACGCCGATAAAGACCCTGCGCTATTAGTCCTTAAAGGTCATTCATTCCTTATCAAAGGGCAGATTGATCAAACACTCAAG ctgTTGTCAGAGCTTGAGGCCTCTCACCCAAACCTGGCTCAGGGATCGGCACTGAGAGGACTGACACATTCAGCTGAAGGTCAGCTGCAGCTGGCAGagcaaag tttcctAAAGGCTGCAGGTCAGAGCCCAGACTGTGGGGAATATTGTTTCCTGCTCGGAAAACTCTACTGGGACATGGGGCCGGAGACCCGAAAAGATCGAAGCAAAGCCCACACACACCTATTAAAG GCTGCAAAGTTGGATCCAAACCTGGGCTGTGCATTTCGCTACCTGGGCCATTACTATCGGGAGGTGGCAAATGATCATGGCCGTGCTCAGGGCTGCTACAAGAAGGCTTTTCAGCTGAACAGTGACGATGACGAGTCCGGATCTGCCGCTGTGGATCTCAGTATGGGACAGGGAGATATG GACAACGCTTTAGCCATCCTTCAGTCGGTGATAGAGAAAGCCACTCCAGGCTCGGCTAAGTGGGCCTGGATGAGACGGGGCCTGTACTACCTGAAGGTCGGAGAACATCAAAGGGCCACAGCTGA TTTGCAGGCAGCTCTGAGAGCGGACCCCGAGGACTGGGTGTGCTGGGAATGTTTAGGTGAGGCTTACTTGAACAGGCAGAGCTTCACAGCGGCCCTGAAGGCGTTTGGCAAGGCCCATCAGCTTCAGCCCAGCTCCATCTACAGTGTCTACCAGGCAGCTGCGATCAAACAGACCCTGGGCAAGTTCAAAGAGGCAGTGGCAGAGTACCTGCAAATCACAACGAAGCAGGATTACGTTCCTGCTCTTAAAG GACTCGGGGAGTGCCAGTTGTCTTTGGCAAAAAGTTTAATGGAGGACTGCCGAGATGGAGGAGCTGTTGACCTCATTCAGCAAGCTATACAAAATCTCTTCAG AGCTGCGAAGCTGAGACCCGACCTGTCTTGCTTGTGGAAACTTCTGGGAGACGCCTGCACTGCTGTCGCCGCTGTTTCACCGAACAGGGCCAAAGTCCTGGTGCCTGCGTTATTGGCCGGTTTGGATCCCAGCGCCCAAGATCACACACTAAACCAGGCCGAGATGCTCAAAGTTGGCGAGAG GTGCTACGCTCACGCTTTGAAGTTGATGCCTGAGGTCGCCAGTCTTTGGCGCGACTTAGGCCTCAACTATTACCATCAGGCCACCAGCCGAGACCAGGACTCCCAACCTCTGCACTTAGAGAAAGCTCAGCAG tgCTTGAAAAAGGCTATTAAGATGGACAGTGGGAACCACAGCTACTGGAATGCCTTGGGAGTGATCTCCATGAACAAAG GTCTGGAGAACTACGCTCTGGCTCAGCATTGCTTCATCAAGTCCATCCAAGCTGAGCCGAAT AATGTAGTTGCGTGGACAAACCTTGGAAGcctgtatttaaaaaaggacaatatAGAG CTTGCACACGAGGCCTTTAAAATTGCTCAGTCCTTGGAGCCACTGTATGTGAACTGCTGGATTGGACAG GCGCTGATAGCGGAACGCGTGGGAAGCTACGACACTATGGATCTTTTCAGGCACACTACAGAGCTCCGCACACAT ATGGAGGGCGTGAAAGGTTACGCCTACTGGGTGTGTTCCACCCTGCTGGACAAGAAGAACAGAGACACGGAGCTGTACCGCTACAACATCGTGCAGATGAACGCCATCTCTGCTGCTCAGGTGGCACTCAGCAAGTACACAG AGCGAATCCAGTCCGACCCCGATGCCTTCGTTATGCTGGGATACCTGAATGAacacctgcagctgaagatgCAGGCCTTACAGGCGTACCAACG GGCAGTTGAGCTGCTTCAGTCTGTGTCCTCTTCAGAAGAGCTGGCTTTTACTCTTGGCAGCTATGCTCGGGCTTTATG TAATTCAGGCCAATGGGAGGAGGCGGTGCACGTGTATAATTCCACTCCTCTGCAGGGTCTCGGCGACCTGGTCGGGCTGGCTCTGACCTACTGCAGGGCGGGACTCTTCCCTGAAAGCATCAGCA CTTATGAGCGAGCCTTGGCCGTGGCTTCCAGTGAGAAGGATAAAGCTTACATATTGACAGCTCTGGCCATGCTGCAGCACCGGCAGGGCAACCTGGACTTAGCCAAGACTCTGCTCTTTAAATG CTCAGTGCTGAAGGAGCCGATCTCGGAGTCTCTGCTGTGCCTGTGCGCCTTGGGACTGGCCCACCGCGATGCTACGCTCACTGCCGCTGCCCTGACGGAGCTCCTGAAGCAGGGTTCAGCCTCGGGGGCGCTTGTGGAGCAGCGGTGCCTGCTCACCTGCTCCCTGCTGGCCCTTCAGGGCAATTACAGTGCGGTACAGAGAGAAGCCTCCAGAGCCGTGCACAG gAATCCTGGAAACCCGTCTCTCTGGGCTCTTTTGTCCAGAGTGACTCCACAGCACTACCCTAGAAAGGCAAAt GGTGGAGCAGTAGCCGGTCATGTTGCCTGTCTCGCTAGTATGACCCAAGGAAAG AGGGCGCTGCTGTACAGCGGGGTGAACCAGCTGGCCAGTGGGAGGCACTCAGGAGAGGCCGCTCGGAGGAATGCCCTGAAGATGATGCAGAGAGCCGTATTGCTCTGTCCTG ATGATCCAGCAGCGTGGGCAGGATTAATGGCTGCCTGTCACAcagaaaacacttcctgttaTCTTTCTGGGTCTGCTCCTCGCAGGCAGTTGCTCGAGCACACGCTCATGTTGGTGGTTTCTGACAAAG tgcgTGGTGTGGAAGAGATCGAGCGCCCTCTGGCCCAGTCTCTGGAAGGCTGGGTGTTACAGCAGGCCGTGACCGGCCTCATGCTGGAGGGACAGCTGGACCAGGCTGAGGCTCTCTGCATGCAG gttcTAAATGTGTCCCCTGAACACCCAGCAGTGATGCTGTCACTGAGACAGGTTCAGTGTCAGCGCCTCTTCACGGCTGATGGTGGCGCTGTCCTCCCAGACCCTGTCCTAGAGCAGCTCAATAAAGCTGTGGCGATGAACCCTGCTAACCTTGGAGCGTGGCAT TGGCTGGCTGAGGTGTATCGGAGCCAGGGCCTGCTGGTTCAGGCTGTCATGGCGTACAGGCAGAGTCTGCAGCTCGCCCTGCAGCTTGGCGTGCAGAGCCACCAGGTCGCCAGCCTGCTCCGACTTGCTCTGCTGGCATTACAACCCTGTATG gtgggcgtggcaggaaacgACTGGAGGGACCTGGTGATGGAAGCCACCACAGAGGTTTTGAAGCTGGGCTCATCCCCCATGGCCCTGCTTTTCCAGGCCTTACTTCAGTTTGTGACCAAAATGGGTGCTAG ggaGACGAGGCGCCTGCTGGAGAGACTGGTATACGCTTCATCTGAGGACATCCCAGCGACGGTGGTGCAGGTGGCCAGCTGGTACCTCCTCAGACACTTGCATGCGAAAAATGACCAGGAACTCATCAAT GTCCTTTTGCAACATGCCAAAATGAATGGAAATGAAAGACTGCTAGAGCTTCACTCTCGGCTtacctcctcttcatcctga
- the LOC108236483 gene encoding uncharacterized protein LOC108236483: MSVQFSGWEVVDDGACFPGVMLAPAQAPQNKGVYTMFHGTSVASARLIIANGFQQSAGGMLGKGVYVSRDMKKAANYPLRSNPSDRMIFELRVRVGRVKRIDKDNHPLQFAWSTKGYNTAWVPPNCGMKSVPSGLEEDCVFDPKRVKVVGIAKAPNAVVEKELKDLFAKASKKSKQGADSSKPTCSLCKRTTQQGAPHNKQKCWKCGQTICILMSKHFCRGPRQQPSRMSLQFFGWEVLYDDDSPHLELGASQEPKDRGVYTMYHGTSVANARLIIANGFQQSQKGMLGKGVYVSRDRKKAERYPLNNSPSDRVVLELHIRVGRVKRIDIDNHPMQYTWSSQGYDTAWVPPNCGMKAVPSGLSEDCVFDPQRVKVVGIAKAPDNVLAELKQLVANSLRSTSGADSGAASSGAAAAAADMCSVCRRKQQQSSPHVRLQCWGCGQNICTLMIKHVCSGRN, encoded by the exons ATGTCGGTGCAGTTCTCTGGCTGGGAGGTGGTCGACGATGGTGCCTGTTTCCCTGGAGTGATGCTGGCACCGGCGCAGGCACCTCAAAACAAGGGCGTCTACACCATGTTCCACGGGACCAGCGTTGCCAGCGCGCGCCTCATCATTGCCAATGGCTTTCAGCAGTCGGCGGGCGGCATGCTGGGAAAGGGGGTGTATGTGAGCCGCGACATGAAAAAGGCCGCCAACTATCCGCTGAGGAGTAACCCCAGTGACCGCATGATCTTCGAGCTGCGCGTCCGCGTCGGCCGCGTCAAGCGCATCGACAAGGACAACCATCCTTTGCAGTTCGCCTGGAGCACAAAGGGCTACAACACTGCCTGGGTGCCCCCCAACTGCGGCATGAAGTCTGTGCCCAGCGGCCTGGAGGAGGACTGCGTGTTTGATCCCAAAAGGGTGAAGGTGGTTGGCATCGCGAAGGCACCCAACGCAGTAGTGGAAAAGGAGCTTAAGGACCTTTTTGCAAAAGCATCTAAGAAGTCCAAGCAAGGAGCTGATAGCTCGAAACCCACGTGCTCCCTGTGTAAGAGGACGACCCAGCAGGGCGCCCCTCACAATAAGCAGAAGTGCTGGAAGTGTGGGCAAACCATCTGTATTCTCATGTCCAAGCATTTCTGTCGTGGACCCCGACAGCAGCCC AGCAGGATGTCGCTGCAGTTCTTCGGCTGGGAGGTGCTTTACGACGACGACTCTCCTCATTTGGAGCTGGGGGCCTCCCAGGAGCCCAAAGACCGGGGGGTCTACACCATGTACCACGGCACCAGTGTGGCTAACGCACGTCTCATCATCGCCAATGGCTTCCAGCAGTCACAAAAGGGCATGCTGGGAAAAGGCGTGTACGTAAGTCGCGACAGGAAGAAAGCCGAGCGCTACCCTCTGAACAACAGCCCTTCGGACCGTGTGGTGCTCGAGCTGCACATCCGTGTTGGCCGTGTCAAACGTATAGACATAGACAACCATCCCATGCAGTACACCTGGAGCTCGCAGGGCTACGACACTGCCTGGGTGCCCCCCAACTGCGGCATGAAAGCTGTGCCCAGCGGCCTGTCGGAGGACTGTGTGTTTGACCCACAGAGAGTGAAGGTCGTGGGCATTGCGAAAGCGCCAGACAATGTTCTGGCAGAGCTGAAACAACTTGTCGCCAACAGCCTTAGAAGTACCAGCGGAGCAGATAGTGGCGCAGCATCATCCGGCGCTGCCGCCGCCGCAGCAGATATGTGCTCGGTGTGcaggaggaagcagcagcagagttctCCACACGTCAGGCTACAATGTTGGGGATGTGGGCAAAACATCTGCACGTTAATGATCAAGCATGTCTGTTCAGGGAGAAACTAA
- the ttc37 gene encoding tetratricopeptide repeat protein 37 isoform X1, with protein MCHFSLFKMSNKEVKAALKSAKEAIKNKEFKEALKHCKTVLKLEKNNYNAWVFIGLAASELEQPDQSQAAYKKAVELEPEQLLAWQGLANLYEKTDQWDFKVELPNAYQKLVELYARSDKNKCYEVIRKLSNIYQSDKEHLKLAKVWLQLVQLKEEEGVEKMELVHLLQKMIELLSECIKDEEQDNETQQHLITAFEKSMMLTEPVPGEEHRKLTADYVNYLSKLPHEEAKMKEACRSMLSLYPNQTYPLEVLCHHYLKTNNMDEDAVSCFSRLLELAPNSGLGRLGLGTKALGEGRYKDAVDDLKQGLKKKSSSTGWCSLAEAQMKLHRYSDSATSCSQGLDVCTSEDMKLRDKLLRLKLEALVRTGGEKAADEALQTFSQIQDADKDPALLVLKGHSFLIKGQIDQTLKLLSELEASHPNLAQGSALRGLTHSAEGQLQLAEQSFLKAAGQSPDCGEYCFLLGKLYWDMGPETRKDRSKAHTHLLKAAKLDPNLGCAFRYLGHYYREVANDHGRAQGCYKKAFQLNSDDDESGSAAVDLSMGQGDMDNALAILQSVIEKATPGSAKWAWMRRGLYYLKVGEHQRATADLQAALRADPEDWVCWECLGEAYLNRQSFTAALKAFGKAHQLQPSSIYSVYQAAAIKQTLGKFKEAVAEYLQITTKQDYVPALKGLGECQLSLAKSLMEDCRDGGAVDLIQQAIQNLFRAAKLRPDLSCLWKLLGDACTAVAAVSPNRAKVLVPALLAGLDPSAQDHTLNQAEMLKVGERCYAHALKLMPEVASLWRDLGLNYYHQATSRDQDSQPLHLEKAQQCLKKAIKMDSGNHSYWNALGVISMNKGLENYALAQHCFIKSIQAEPNNVVAWTNLGSLYLKKDNIELAHEAFKIAQSLEPLYVNCWIGQALIAERVGSYDTMDLFRHTTELRTHMEGVKGYAYWVCSTLLDKKNRDTELYRYNIVQMNAISAAQVALSKYTERIQSDPDAFVMLGYLNEHLQLKMQALQAYQRAVELLQSVSSSEELAFTLGSYARALCNSGQWEEAVHVYNSTPLQGLGDLVGLALTYCRAGLFPESISTYERALAVASSEKDKAYILTALAMLQHRQGNLDLAKTLLFKCSVLKEPISESLLCLCALGLAHRDATLTAAALTELLKQGSASGALVEQRCLLTCSLLALQGNYSAVQREASRAVHRNPGNPSLWALLSRVTPQHYPRKANGGAVAGHVACLASMTQGKRALLYSGVNQLASGRHSGEAARRNALKMMQRAVLLCPDDPAAWAGLMAACHTENTSCYLSGSAPRRQLLEHTLMLVVSDKVRGVEEIERPLAQSLEGWVLQQAVTGLMLEGQLDQAEALCMQVLNVSPEHPAVMLSLRQVQCQRLFTADGGAVLPDPVLEQLNKAVAMNPANLGAWHWLAEVYRSQGLLVQAVMAYRQSLQLALQLGVQSHQVASLLRLALLALQPCMVGVAGNDWRDLVMEATTEVLKLGSSPMALLFQALLQFVTKMGARETRRLLERLVYASSEDIPATVVQVASWYLLRHLHAKNDQELINVLLQHAKMNGNERLLELHSRLTSSSS; from the exons ATGTGccacttttcactttttaag ATGTCTAATAAAGAAGTGAAAGCTGCGCTGAAAAGTGCCAAGGAGGCCATCAAGAACAAGGAATTCAAGGAGGCTTTAAAGCACTGCAAG ACTGTTTTGAAACTTGAGAAGAACAACTACAATGCATGGGTTTTCATCGGCCTGGCAGCCAGTGAGCTGGAACAGCCTGATCAGTCCCAGGCAGCCTATAAAAAGGCAGTGGAGCTGGAGCCGGAGCAGCTGCTGGCCTGGCAG gGGTTAGCAAATCTTTATGAGAAGACTGATCAGTGGGATTTCAAAGTCGAGCTGCCTAACGCCTACCAAAAACTTGTTGAGCTGTATGCAAG GTCCGACAAGAACAAATGCTATGAAGTGATCAGAAAgctgtcaaatatttatcagtCCGACAAGGAACATTTGAAG TTGGCCaaagtttggctgcagctggttcagctgaaggaggaggagggcgtgGAGAAGATGGAGTTGGTGCATCTGTTGCAAAAGATGATCGAGCTTCTTTCAGAGTGCATTAAAGACGAGGAGCAGGACAATGAAACGCAGCAGCAC TTAATCACAGCTTTTGAGAAATCCATGATGCTCACCGAACCTGTACCCGGAGAGGAGCACAGGAAGCTCACGGCCGATTATGTTAATTATCTTTCGAAA CTGCCACACGAAGAAGCCAAAATGAAAGAGGCATGCCGGTCCATGCTGTCACTCTACCCAAACCAAACTTATCCTCTCGAGGTTCTTTGCCATCACTATCTCAAAACAA ATAATATGGATGAGGATGCTGTGAGTTGTTTTTCCCGACTCTTGGAACTGGCTCCCAACAGTGGTCTCGGTCGCTTGGGTCTGGGTACCAAAGCGCTCGGGGAAGGGAGGTATAAAGACGCCGTTGACGACCTGAAGCAAG gattaaagaaaaagagctcATCAACAGGATGGTGCAGTCTGGCTGAGGCTCAGATGAAGTTACACAGATACTCTGACAGTGCTACATCCTGCTCACAAG GCCTGGACGTGTGCACGTCTGAAGACATGAAGCTGAGGGACAAGCTGCTTAGACTGAAGCTGGAGGCCTTAGTGAGAACTGGAGGAGAGAAGGCTGCTGACGAGGCTCTCCAGACATTTTCACAG attCAAGACGCCGATAAAGACCCTGCGCTATTAGTCCTTAAAGGTCATTCATTCCTTATCAAAGGGCAGATTGATCAAACACTCAAG ctgTTGTCAGAGCTTGAGGCCTCTCACCCAAACCTGGCTCAGGGATCGGCACTGAGAGGACTGACACATTCAGCTGAAGGTCAGCTGCAGCTGGCAGagcaaag tttcctAAAGGCTGCAGGTCAGAGCCCAGACTGTGGGGAATATTGTTTCCTGCTCGGAAAACTCTACTGGGACATGGGGCCGGAGACCCGAAAAGATCGAAGCAAAGCCCACACACACCTATTAAAG GCTGCAAAGTTGGATCCAAACCTGGGCTGTGCATTTCGCTACCTGGGCCATTACTATCGGGAGGTGGCAAATGATCATGGCCGTGCTCAGGGCTGCTACAAGAAGGCTTTTCAGCTGAACAGTGACGATGACGAGTCCGGATCTGCCGCTGTGGATCTCAGTATGGGACAGGGAGATATG GACAACGCTTTAGCCATCCTTCAGTCGGTGATAGAGAAAGCCACTCCAGGCTCGGCTAAGTGGGCCTGGATGAGACGGGGCCTGTACTACCTGAAGGTCGGAGAACATCAAAGGGCCACAGCTGA TTTGCAGGCAGCTCTGAGAGCGGACCCCGAGGACTGGGTGTGCTGGGAATGTTTAGGTGAGGCTTACTTGAACAGGCAGAGCTTCACAGCGGCCCTGAAGGCGTTTGGCAAGGCCCATCAGCTTCAGCCCAGCTCCATCTACAGTGTCTACCAGGCAGCTGCGATCAAACAGACCCTGGGCAAGTTCAAAGAGGCAGTGGCAGAGTACCTGCAAATCACAACGAAGCAGGATTACGTTCCTGCTCTTAAAG GACTCGGGGAGTGCCAGTTGTCTTTGGCAAAAAGTTTAATGGAGGACTGCCGAGATGGAGGAGCTGTTGACCTCATTCAGCAAGCTATACAAAATCTCTTCAG AGCTGCGAAGCTGAGACCCGACCTGTCTTGCTTGTGGAAACTTCTGGGAGACGCCTGCACTGCTGTCGCCGCTGTTTCACCGAACAGGGCCAAAGTCCTGGTGCCTGCGTTATTGGCCGGTTTGGATCCCAGCGCCCAAGATCACACACTAAACCAGGCCGAGATGCTCAAAGTTGGCGAGAG GTGCTACGCTCACGCTTTGAAGTTGATGCCTGAGGTCGCCAGTCTTTGGCGCGACTTAGGCCTCAACTATTACCATCAGGCCACCAGCCGAGACCAGGACTCCCAACCTCTGCACTTAGAGAAAGCTCAGCAG tgCTTGAAAAAGGCTATTAAGATGGACAGTGGGAACCACAGCTACTGGAATGCCTTGGGAGTGATCTCCATGAACAAAG GTCTGGAGAACTACGCTCTGGCTCAGCATTGCTTCATCAAGTCCATCCAAGCTGAGCCGAAT AATGTAGTTGCGTGGACAAACCTTGGAAGcctgtatttaaaaaaggacaatatAGAG CTTGCACACGAGGCCTTTAAAATTGCTCAGTCCTTGGAGCCACTGTATGTGAACTGCTGGATTGGACAG GCGCTGATAGCGGAACGCGTGGGAAGCTACGACACTATGGATCTTTTCAGGCACACTACAGAGCTCCGCACACAT ATGGAGGGCGTGAAAGGTTACGCCTACTGGGTGTGTTCCACCCTGCTGGACAAGAAGAACAGAGACACGGAGCTGTACCGCTACAACATCGTGCAGATGAACGCCATCTCTGCTGCTCAGGTGGCACTCAGCAAGTACACAG AGCGAATCCAGTCCGACCCCGATGCCTTCGTTATGCTGGGATACCTGAATGAacacctgcagctgaagatgCAGGCCTTACAGGCGTACCAACG GGCAGTTGAGCTGCTTCAGTCTGTGTCCTCTTCAGAAGAGCTGGCTTTTACTCTTGGCAGCTATGCTCGGGCTTTATG TAATTCAGGCCAATGGGAGGAGGCGGTGCACGTGTATAATTCCACTCCTCTGCAGGGTCTCGGCGACCTGGTCGGGCTGGCTCTGACCTACTGCAGGGCGGGACTCTTCCCTGAAAGCATCAGCA CTTATGAGCGAGCCTTGGCCGTGGCTTCCAGTGAGAAGGATAAAGCTTACATATTGACAGCTCTGGCCATGCTGCAGCACCGGCAGGGCAACCTGGACTTAGCCAAGACTCTGCTCTTTAAATG CTCAGTGCTGAAGGAGCCGATCTCGGAGTCTCTGCTGTGCCTGTGCGCCTTGGGACTGGCCCACCGCGATGCTACGCTCACTGCCGCTGCCCTGACGGAGCTCCTGAAGCAGGGTTCAGCCTCGGGGGCGCTTGTGGAGCAGCGGTGCCTGCTCACCTGCTCCCTGCTGGCCCTTCAGGGCAATTACAGTGCGGTACAGAGAGAAGCCTCCAGAGCCGTGCACAG gAATCCTGGAAACCCGTCTCTCTGGGCTCTTTTGTCCAGAGTGACTCCACAGCACTACCCTAGAAAGGCAAAt GGTGGAGCAGTAGCCGGTCATGTTGCCTGTCTCGCTAGTATGACCCAAGGAAAG AGGGCGCTGCTGTACAGCGGGGTGAACCAGCTGGCCAGTGGGAGGCACTCAGGAGAGGCCGCTCGGAGGAATGCCCTGAAGATGATGCAGAGAGCCGTATTGCTCTGTCCTG ATGATCCAGCAGCGTGGGCAGGATTAATGGCTGCCTGTCACAcagaaaacacttcctgttaTCTTTCTGGGTCTGCTCCTCGCAGGCAGTTGCTCGAGCACACGCTCATGTTGGTGGTTTCTGACAAAG tgcgTGGTGTGGAAGAGATCGAGCGCCCTCTGGCCCAGTCTCTGGAAGGCTGGGTGTTACAGCAGGCCGTGACCGGCCTCATGCTGGAGGGACAGCTGGACCAGGCTGAGGCTCTCTGCATGCAG gttcTAAATGTGTCCCCTGAACACCCAGCAGTGATGCTGTCACTGAGACAGGTTCAGTGTCAGCGCCTCTTCACGGCTGATGGTGGCGCTGTCCTCCCAGACCCTGTCCTAGAGCAGCTCAATAAAGCTGTGGCGATGAACCCTGCTAACCTTGGAGCGTGGCAT TGGCTGGCTGAGGTGTATCGGAGCCAGGGCCTGCTGGTTCAGGCTGTCATGGCGTACAGGCAGAGTCTGCAGCTCGCCCTGCAGCTTGGCGTGCAGAGCCACCAGGTCGCCAGCCTGCTCCGACTTGCTCTGCTGGCATTACAACCCTGTATG gtgggcgtggcaggaaacgACTGGAGGGACCTGGTGATGGAAGCCACCACAGAGGTTTTGAAGCTGGGCTCATCCCCCATGGCCCTGCTTTTCCAGGCCTTACTTCAGTTTGTGACCAAAATGGGTGCTAG ggaGACGAGGCGCCTGCTGGAGAGACTGGTATACGCTTCATCTGAGGACATCCCAGCGACGGTGGTGCAGGTGGCCAGCTGGTACCTCCTCAGACACTTGCATGCGAAAAATGACCAGGAACTCATCAAT GTCCTTTTGCAACATGCCAAAATGAATGGAAATGAAAGACTGCTAGAGCTTCACTCTCGGCTtacctcctcttcatcctga